A genome region from Methylobacterium sp. FF17 includes the following:
- a CDS encoding DapH/DapD/GlmU-related protein, translating into MASDRLGFEPAVHPTAHLSDCRLGRYTEVGARTRLSETSLDDYSYIVEDGQANYTTIGKFCSIASHVRINLGNHPMERASQSHFTYRASAYWPGEADEPAFFARRRALPVTIGHDVWIGHGAVILPGRSIGTGAVVGAGTILTRDVAPYTIVVGNPGRVVRRRFPETIAERLQTLAWWDWDHARLHRALPDFRTLPIEAFLERYEVQAQ; encoded by the coding sequence ATGGCCTCCGACCGACTCGGCTTCGAACCGGCCGTCCACCCGACGGCGCATCTCTCGGATTGCCGCCTCGGCCGCTACACCGAGGTCGGTGCGCGCACGCGCCTCAGCGAGACCAGCCTCGACGACTATTCCTACATCGTCGAGGACGGGCAGGCGAACTACACGACCATCGGCAAATTCTGCTCGATCGCATCGCATGTCCGGATCAACCTTGGGAATCATCCGATGGAGCGGGCCTCGCAGTCCCACTTCACTTATCGGGCCAGCGCCTACTGGCCGGGCGAGGCGGACGAGCCGGCCTTCTTCGCCCGGCGCCGGGCCCTCCCCGTCACCATCGGCCACGATGTCTGGATCGGGCACGGGGCCGTGATCCTGCCCGGTCGCAGCATCGGTACCGGTGCGGTGGTCGGCGCGGGCACGATCCTGACCCGGGACGTGGCCCCCTACACCATCGTGGTCGGCAATCCCGGCCGCGTGGTGCGCCGCCGTTTCCCGGAGACGATCGCCGAGCGCCTGCAGACTCTGGCCTGGTGGGACTGGGACCATGCGCGCCTGCACCGGGCGCTGCCGGACTTCCGCACCCTGCCGATCGAAGCGTTCCTGGAGCGCTACGAGGTCCAAGCACAATAA
- a CDS encoding DUF1045 domain-containing protein — MDQLARYALYFTPAPGSALAALGDAILGAGPAPGPDVLRAILAAHTAAPRVYGFHATLKPPMRLAPGVAEADLLAAAEALAAHRSPLPVGPLRVTALGDFLALVPEAPPPALGLLAAECVAALDPLRAALTEAERARRRPERLDPRGRALLERWGYPHVFEAFRFHMTLTGRLDPADRSTALPLLAEAAAALPDLVIDAVSVVVQDGGAPFRLLRRLPFSA; from the coding sequence TTGGACCAACTTGCCCGATACGCTCTCTACTTCACCCCCGCCCCGGGCTCGGCGCTCGCCGCTCTCGGCGACGCGATCCTGGGGGCCGGCCCGGCGCCCGGCCCGGACGTGCTCCGGGCCATCCTCGCGGCCCATACGGCCGCGCCGCGCGTCTACGGGTTCCACGCCACCCTGAAGCCGCCGATGCGCCTCGCCCCGGGCGTCGCGGAAGCCGACCTCCTCGCAGCGGCCGAAGCCCTCGCGGCGCATCGGAGCCCGCTGCCCGTCGGCCCCCTCCGGGTCACCGCCCTCGGGGATTTCCTCGCCCTGGTGCCGGAGGCGCCTCCGCCGGCCCTCGGCCTCCTCGCCGCCGAGTGCGTCGCGGCCCTCGATCCGCTGCGCGCGGCTCTTACCGAGGCCGAGCGCGCCCGCCGCCGCCCCGAGCGCCTCGATCCCCGCGGCCGGGCGCTGCTGGAGCGCTGGGGCTACCCCCACGTCTTCGAGGCCTTCCGCTTCCACATGACGCTCACGGGCCGCCTCGATCCCGCGGATCGATCGACGGCCCTGCCGCTGCTGGCCGAGGCGGCCGCCGCCTTGCCCGACCTGGTGATCGATGCGGTGAGCGTCGTCGTCCAGGACGGGGGGGCGCCGTTCCGCCTCCTGCGCCGCCTGCCCTTCTCCGCCTGA
- a CDS encoding oxidoreductase, translating into MTQASIRTAIVTGAASGIGLETAEALKAAGYRVFGTSRKPAPDLGLRMLTCDLTDDASVADMIETVVAEAGRIDLLVNNAGFGISGAAEESSIAQAQALFDVNLFGVIRTTRAVLPVMRAQKGGRIVNISSVMGLIPAPYMALYGASKHAVEGYSESLDHEVRGWGIRVVLVEPAFTRTSFDRNLVRSDRPLDLYEAERAGMEQRVGEAMKTADAPEVVAKVVVKAATAPNPKRRYTAGPKARQISLLRRFVPARAFDKSFRKEFRLSPIS; encoded by the coding sequence GTGACCCAGGCTTCCATCAGGACCGCCATCGTGACCGGAGCCGCTTCCGGTATCGGCCTGGAAACCGCCGAGGCCTTGAAGGCCGCCGGATACCGCGTGTTCGGCACGAGCCGGAAGCCGGCGCCCGACCTCGGTCTCAGGATGCTGACCTGCGACCTCACCGACGACGCGTCCGTCGCCGACATGATCGAGACCGTTGTCGCTGAAGCGGGCCGCATCGACCTCCTGGTCAACAACGCCGGTTTCGGCATCAGTGGCGCGGCCGAGGAATCCTCCATCGCCCAGGCGCAGGCCCTGTTCGACGTCAACCTGTTCGGCGTCATCCGCACGACCCGGGCGGTCCTTCCGGTCATGCGCGCTCAGAAGGGCGGCCGGATCGTCAACATCAGCTCGGTGATGGGCCTGATCCCCGCACCCTACATGGCGCTTTACGGCGCGAGCAAGCATGCGGTCGAAGGCTACTCCGAGTCCCTGGACCACGAGGTTCGCGGCTGGGGGATCCGGGTCGTCCTCGTCGAACCCGCCTTCACGCGCACGTCGTTCGACCGGAACCTCGTCCGGTCCGACAGGCCGCTCGACCTCTACGAAGCGGAGCGGGCCGGTATGGAGCAACGCGTGGGCGAGGCCATGAAAACCGCCGACGCGCCCGAGGTTGTGGCGAAGGTGGTCGTGAAGGCCGCTACCGCGCCGAATCCGAAACGCCGTTATACGGCGGGGCCGAAGGCACGGCAGATCAGCCTGCTGCGCCGCTTCGTGCCCGCTCGCGCCTTCGACAAGAGCTTCCGCAAGGAATTCCGCCTTTCCCCCATCTCCTGA
- a CDS encoding rhamnan synthesis F family protein: protein MTAIEELFDIDWYSSVSGILFADASEAIEHYLRVGADLKFSPSPYIDEEFYRSSNEDVDAAGVSALEHYVKDGDFEGRRPSPLFDSAWYREKYQVQENTLLHYIRTGYAQGHLPGPVFCSDWYAEKYRVKSNPLLHYIINGHSEEFSPNPVFDAEKVAASVKVSKGESIFAAYIRASRLVDVEFSALFDAEYYRRQCELYGYHANGVSSLESFLNSPIEIDCHSLFSRRYYRSRYIDNSDENELVHFMRTPQAIRDPHPFFSTRYYFEQRPDVRAAGVQAVCHYMEFGSFESTNPHPLFDAAEYKKKYADINFQETNPLIHYIEKGFAENRSPRSPDVVIPSAKRAGKRSFSKTSRSKIVSHDRKIGVFAHVYFIDLIEELVLQVNFIPGSCRLFITTDSQEKKYAISVACREFSRHPFEVRVTPNRGRDIAPMLIGFQDRLMEVDLALHIHTKKSSHYKSGFDSWRSYLLKSNLGSTENVLNIINIFNDGTIGAVAPVDYPAIEPLVQWGGNLGLCKKLIGMMTDNNFSIGTENPLELPSGSMFWFDPTALNKLIELPLDYSMFDPELGQVDGTLAHAIERSFFYIVELAGRSWVRFKPSDEGTDSLSYDVHKLLPNRSGEGPLVRSNPEIRPFTAVRSDIRRPRLNLLIPTAERQIGYAGVSEALRLFDGLAAKLGSAFDLRIIGTVVPFSNQIEIPTAAKITSLFSDHADDTYCVTDGTKRISECLSVREQDIFIATAWMTAVQVEDLIDQQSEMFQKERRKYVYLIQDYECGFYPWSTRSALAEGTYKNNTNAIKIVNTQILADFFISDGYFRDAIVYNPPINERIRSAIVHGLKREKIVLAYMRPAAPRNCLEFANAVIDDAVHESPEFWKDWRFIAIGEDFDPFLFTKSEIVENGGRLTLNDYADLISRASVGLSFMVSPHPSYPPLEMAAAGMKVITNKYANKDLSDLHTNIHSFDKFDVKSVSRMLKSLSDDVASGLAVPGRAKADWFFDGKTNIDEALNVASEAVRRIVSHGEVDHGEHET from the coding sequence ATGACGGCAATAGAGGAGCTTTTCGATATTGATTGGTATTCTTCAGTATCCGGTATACTTTTTGCCGATGCGTCGGAGGCGATAGAGCATTACTTACGGGTGGGCGCAGATCTGAAATTTTCACCTAGTCCGTACATTGATGAAGAATTCTACAGATCGTCAAACGAAGATGTCGATGCGGCAGGAGTATCGGCTCTTGAACACTATGTTAAAGATGGTGACTTCGAGGGTCGCAGGCCGAGCCCATTGTTCGATAGCGCTTGGTACAGGGAAAAGTACCAGGTCCAAGAGAATACGTTGCTTCATTATATAAGGACAGGATATGCGCAGGGCCATTTACCCGGTCCGGTTTTCTGTTCGGATTGGTATGCCGAGAAATATCGCGTCAAGTCTAACCCGTTGCTTCACTACATTATAAATGGTCATAGTGAGGAATTCAGTCCAAACCCGGTTTTTGATGCAGAAAAGGTTGCCGCTAGCGTCAAGGTCAGCAAAGGGGAAAGCATCTTTGCAGCATACATCAGAGCATCACGTCTCGTTGATGTTGAGTTCAGCGCGCTTTTTGACGCTGAGTATTACAGACGCCAATGCGAGCTTTATGGCTATCATGCCAATGGAGTGTCCAGCCTCGAGTCGTTTTTGAACAGCCCCATCGAAATCGATTGCCATTCTTTGTTTTCCAGACGTTATTATCGTTCGAGGTACATAGACAATTCGGACGAAAACGAATTGGTCCACTTTATGAGGACCCCCCAAGCAATCAGGGATCCTCATCCATTCTTTTCGACGCGTTATTATTTCGAGCAAAGGCCGGATGTCAGGGCGGCGGGTGTTCAGGCGGTTTGTCACTATATGGAATTTGGCAGCTTCGAGTCTACGAATCCGCATCCGCTATTCGATGCTGCGGAATACAAGAAGAAATACGCTGACATCAATTTTCAAGAAACGAACCCGCTTATCCATTATATCGAAAAGGGGTTCGCCGAAAACAGGTCGCCACGATCTCCTGACGTGGTGATACCGTCCGCAAAAAGGGCGGGGAAGCGGTCATTCTCCAAAACATCGAGATCGAAAATCGTTTCCCACGACCGTAAGATCGGAGTTTTTGCCCACGTATATTTCATTGATCTGATCGAGGAGCTTGTCCTACAAGTGAACTTCATACCGGGTTCCTGTAGGCTGTTCATCACGACCGACTCACAAGAGAAAAAATACGCAATTTCCGTCGCTTGCCGGGAGTTCTCGCGACACCCATTCGAGGTGCGCGTGACCCCGAACCGGGGCCGGGACATCGCGCCGATGCTGATCGGCTTTCAGGACCGACTGATGGAGGTGGATCTCGCGCTTCACATTCATACGAAAAAGTCCAGTCACTACAAATCCGGTTTCGATTCCTGGAGATCTTACCTTCTCAAGTCTAATCTGGGGTCTACCGAAAATGTATTGAATATTATAAATATTTTCAACGACGGAACGATCGGCGCAGTGGCTCCCGTGGACTACCCTGCGATAGAGCCTCTGGTTCAATGGGGAGGGAATTTGGGCTTATGTAAAAAGCTCATTGGAATGATGACGGATAATAACTTCTCGATCGGTACTGAAAACCCTCTGGAACTGCCCAGCGGCTCCATGTTCTGGTTCGATCCGACCGCATTGAATAAGCTCATCGAGCTTCCTCTCGACTACAGCATGTTTGATCCGGAACTCGGGCAGGTGGATGGGACGCTCGCCCATGCCATCGAGCGATCGTTCTTCTACATCGTGGAGTTGGCAGGACGGTCTTGGGTCCGCTTCAAGCCTTCGGATGAGGGCACAGATTCTCTGAGCTACGACGTGCATAAGTTGCTGCCGAATCGTTCCGGCGAAGGTCCTCTGGTCCGGTCAAATCCTGAAATACGCCCCTTTACGGCAGTCAGAAGCGATATTCGCCGCCCGCGACTGAACCTCCTTATCCCGACGGCCGAGCGGCAGATCGGGTATGCGGGCGTTTCCGAAGCGTTGCGTCTGTTCGATGGGTTGGCAGCGAAGTTGGGATCCGCTTTCGATCTCCGGATCATTGGCACGGTCGTACCATTCAGCAATCAAATCGAAATCCCGACGGCGGCGAAAATCACGAGCCTGTTTTCGGATCACGCCGACGACACCTACTGTGTGACGGATGGGACAAAGAGAATCTCCGAATGCTTGAGTGTTCGTGAGCAAGACATATTTATCGCAACAGCCTGGATGACCGCGGTTCAAGTGGAGGATCTTATCGATCAGCAATCTGAGATGTTTCAGAAGGAAAGACGCAAATACGTTTATCTTATTCAGGATTATGAATGCGGTTTTTACCCTTGGTCTACACGATCTGCGCTGGCTGAGGGGACATATAAAAACAATACAAATGCGATCAAGATCGTGAACACGCAGATCCTGGCGGACTTTTTCATCAGCGACGGATACTTCCGAGATGCGATCGTCTACAATCCACCCATCAATGAGAGGATTCGGTCGGCCATCGTTCATGGACTGAAAAGAGAAAAGATCGTACTGGCCTATATGAGGCCTGCGGCGCCGCGGAATTGCCTGGAATTTGCGAACGCGGTTATCGATGATGCCGTTCACGAGAGCCCGGAGTTCTGGAAAGACTGGCGGTTTATCGCGATCGGAGAAGATTTCGATCCGTTCCTCTTCACGAAGTCGGAAATTGTCGAAAACGGCGGACGACTCACACTGAACGATTATGCGGACCTGATCTCACGGGCTTCCGTCGGTCTTTCGTTCATGGTCTCGCCTCACCCAAGTTACCCGCCCTTGGAGATGGCCGCTGCCGGCATGAAGGTGATCACCAACAAGTATGCGAACAAAGATCTCTCGGACCTTCATACGAATATTCATTCGTTCGACAAATTCGATGTGAAGTCGGTTTCCCGGATGCTGAAGTCACTCAGCGACGATGTCGCTTCCGGCTTGGCGGTCCCCGGTCGAGCCAAGGCTGATTGGTTCTTTGATGGCAAAACGAATATCGATGAAGCTCTGAATGTCGCCTCCGAAGCCGTCAGACGGATCGTCAGTCATGGGGAGGTCGATCATGGGGAGCATGAGACGTAG
- a CDS encoding SDR family oxidoreductase, which yields MTETKTDPSRRALVGGLSVGMVAALGSGAGAQEPVAQTDATPNPARTYPRPPFEKQQQDWPGLASRMVPRPDHGETSYKGSGRLAGRKALITGGDSGIGRAAAIAYAREGADVAINYLPAEESDAAEVVALIRQAGRKAVALPGDIRDEAFCRRLVSDAASALGGLDILVNNAVYQKSQASILDITTEQFDQTFRTNVYALFWITKAALTHLGPGAAIINTASVNAYDPSENLLDYAATKAVIVSVTKSLAKQLAQSGIRVNAVAPGPFWTPLQVCGGQPPEKLPSFGKDTPMGRPGQPAELAGIYVLLASNEASYSTGQVFGAVGGRGGP from the coding sequence ATGACCGAGACGAAGACCGATCCCTCCCGGCGTGCCCTCGTGGGTGGCCTGTCCGTTGGAATGGTGGCGGCGCTCGGGAGCGGGGCCGGCGCGCAGGAACCGGTGGCGCAGACCGACGCGACGCCGAACCCCGCCCGAACCTATCCCCGACCGCCTTTCGAGAAGCAGCAGCAGGACTGGCCGGGCCTTGCGAGCCGGATGGTGCCGCGCCCGGACCATGGCGAGACCAGCTACAAGGGCTCGGGCCGGCTCGCGGGCCGCAAGGCCCTGATCACCGGCGGCGATTCGGGGATCGGCCGAGCCGCGGCGATCGCCTATGCCCGGGAAGGGGCGGACGTGGCCATCAACTACCTGCCGGCCGAAGAGTCCGATGCGGCCGAGGTGGTGGCGCTCATCCGGCAGGCGGGCCGGAAAGCGGTGGCGCTGCCGGGCGACATCCGCGACGAGGCCTTCTGCCGGCGGCTCGTCTCCGACGCGGCCAGTGCCCTCGGCGGCCTCGACATCCTCGTCAACAACGCGGTGTACCAGAAGTCCCAGGCCTCGATCCTCGACATCACGACGGAGCAGTTCGACCAGACCTTCCGGACGAACGTCTACGCGCTGTTCTGGATCACCAAAGCTGCCCTGACGCATCTCGGACCCGGGGCCGCGATCATCAACACCGCCTCGGTCAATGCCTACGACCCCTCCGAGAACCTCCTCGACTACGCGGCCACCAAGGCGGTGATCGTGAGCGTCACCAAGAGCCTCGCCAAGCAACTGGCCCAGAGCGGCATCCGGGTGAACGCCGTCGCGCCCGGGCCGTTCTGGACCCCGCTCCAGGTCTGTGGGGGCCAGCCACCGGAGAAACTGCCGAGCTTCGGCAAGGATACGCCGATGGGCCGGCCGGGCCAGCCGGCGGAACTCGCGGGGATCTACGTCCTGCTCGCCTCCAACGAGGCGAGCTACTCGACGGGGCAGGTCTTCGGGGCGGTCGGCGGCCGCGGCGGCCCCTGA
- a CDS encoding cytochrome P450 → MTLNPATLRARDTAALPRDRAFDSTLALLSEGYAFIPNRCRRHGSDLFATRLMLSPALCISGADAARHFYDDHRFTRRHALPPTSFALIQDHGSVMVMDGEAHVRRKAMFLSLVGPEALRRLADLTVRHWREAVARWSRADAVILLDEAHGVLTAAICEWAGLPLEPEEARARAAEFAAMIAGTGAIGPRNWRGHLLRARTERWARRVVTEIREGRRAVPEGAARAIAEHCDREGRYLDVKTAGVELINVLRPTVANARYVVFCAMALRDNPACRKALRGGDPAALTRFALEVRRAYPFIPFIGGRVREPFTWHGHDFTAGTWVLMDLYGTNHDPRLWPDPDRFDPERFRDACLDPFNLVSHGGGSAASGHRCPGEGISQVLIETLADELANRMTYTVPPQDLTLDLAYIPARPRSGFVMRAVRAV, encoded by the coding sequence ATGACCCTGAACCCCGCCACGCTGCGCGCCCGTGACACGGCTGCCCTCCCACGCGACCGCGCCTTCGACAGCACCCTGGCGCTGCTCTCGGAGGGGTATGCCTTCATCCCGAACCGCTGCCGGCGCCACGGCTCCGACCTGTTCGCGACGCGGCTCATGCTGAGTCCCGCCCTGTGCATATCGGGGGCGGACGCCGCGCGCCACTTCTACGACGACCATCGCTTCACGCGTCGCCACGCCCTGCCGCCGACCTCCTTCGCGCTGATCCAGGACCACGGCAGCGTGATGGTGATGGATGGCGAGGCGCATGTCCGACGCAAGGCGATGTTCCTCTCCCTCGTCGGTCCGGAGGCTCTGCGGCGCCTCGCCGATCTGACGGTCCGGCACTGGCGGGAGGCGGTCGCGCGCTGGTCGCGGGCGGATGCGGTCATCCTCCTCGACGAGGCGCACGGCGTCCTCACGGCGGCGATCTGCGAATGGGCCGGACTTCCGCTGGAACCGGAGGAGGCCCGGGCGCGGGCGGCCGAGTTCGCCGCGATGATCGCCGGCACGGGTGCGATCGGCCCGCGGAACTGGCGGGGGCATCTCCTGCGCGCCCGCACCGAGCGCTGGGCACGCCGGGTCGTGACGGAAATCCGCGAGGGCCGGCGGGCGGTGCCGGAGGGGGCGGCCCGCGCCATCGCGGAGCACTGCGACCGCGAGGGCCGCTACCTCGACGTGAAGACCGCCGGGGTCGAACTCATCAACGTCCTGCGCCCGACCGTCGCCAATGCCCGCTACGTCGTGTTCTGCGCCATGGCCCTGCGGGACAATCCAGCCTGCCGGAAGGCCCTCCGGGGCGGTGATCCGGCGGCGCTCACGCGCTTTGCCCTGGAGGTCCGCCGCGCCTACCCGTTCATCCCCTTCATCGGCGGGCGGGTGCGCGAGCCCTTCACCTGGCACGGACACGACTTCACGGCGGGCACCTGGGTGCTGATGGACCTCTACGGCACCAACCACGATCCCCGCCTCTGGCCCGACCCGGACCGTTTCGATCCGGAGCGCTTCCGGGACGCGTGTCTCGATCCCTTCAATCTCGTTTCCCACGGCGGCGGTTCGGCCGCGAGCGGCCATCGCTGCCCGGGCGAAGGCATCTCCCAGGTCCTGATCGAGACCCTCGCGGACGAACTCGCCAACCGCATGACCTACACGGTGCCGCCGCAGGATCTGACCCTCGATCTCGCCTACATTCCCGCCCGCCCGCGCAGCGGGTTCGTGATGCGCGCGGTTCGGGCGGTCTGA
- a CDS encoding sensor domain-containing phosphodiesterase: protein MDDVDGEVRRIQALRALRILDSASEPHLEAVCRLAADLFGVSMAAVQLVDENRIWSKAKFGIEAECVSRAGAFCDLTIAADDRTPLVILDLRSDPRSADSPLVTGEPHVRFYAGVPLALRSGINLGTFCIMDRTPRVAFPGHALRQLQDLALIVEAHLRLHEAKRASELDASHRCAAETALRASEQRFRLLAETTTDVIIWSDLDTTRRYVSPSVKAVLGYDPEELVGTKPLDFVHADDIAEFGRVLADLTRARVDQVSSCQRYRRKDGGWVCMEVSQSLARDPITQQPTGYVTSLRDITERKAVEDALRISEERLALAVSHGSDGVWDWCVPTGKVELSEHWAAMLGYRAGEIRPHITSWHDLIHPDDSERSQRVLRDHFEGRTPTFECEYRLRTRQGHHLWLLARGKVVSRDEAGEPLRVVGTHIDITRRKCDEQRIAHLALHDALTDLPNRTLFWERLDAEIRHAARHGTRFAVLACDLDRFKHVNDTLGHPAGDRLLQCIAARLRTAVREGDTVARLGGDEFAIVLSQIRDLEDVRRMAGRVIDAVNQLVDLDGQRIAVGASIGIALGTGNGIDADELFKRSDMALYRAKAAGRNTYRFHDSPLDVRQDASRSLEQDMRSTMKRGGFLLHYQPVIELATGAVTGFEALMRWHHPLRGAIPPSEFVPLAEETGLIVSLGAWALKEACHEAASWPDHLKVAVNVSALQFQRANLEETVIHALARSGLAPHRLELEITETILMQDAEAVGASIHRLRALGVRIALDDFGTGYSSLSYLHRFGFDTVKIDRSFVSAVRSPKTAAIVRAIVTLAGQLGAHVTAEGVETREQLEFVTAEGCTEAQGFLFSPAIPARDVLKLIRDEHAVLAPACTLRGALAQAASAS from the coding sequence ATGGACGATGTCGACGGCGAGGTTCGACGGATCCAGGCCCTTCGTGCCCTCCGGATCCTGGACTCGGCCTCCGAGCCTCACCTCGAAGCCGTCTGCCGCCTGGCGGCGGACCTGTTCGGTGTCTCGATGGCCGCCGTCCAGTTGGTCGACGAGAACAGGATCTGGTCCAAGGCCAAGTTCGGGATCGAGGCCGAATGCGTGTCCCGGGCGGGCGCCTTCTGCGACCTCACCATCGCGGCGGACGACAGGACGCCGCTCGTCATCCTGGATTTGCGGAGCGACCCGCGCTCGGCCGACAGCCCCCTCGTTACGGGCGAGCCCCATGTCCGCTTCTATGCCGGGGTGCCGCTGGCCCTGCGGTCAGGAATCAACCTCGGCACCTTCTGCATCATGGACCGGACGCCCCGCGTGGCGTTTCCCGGGCACGCCCTGCGCCAGCTCCAGGATCTCGCCCTGATCGTGGAGGCGCATCTGCGCCTGCACGAGGCGAAGCGCGCGAGCGAGTTGGATGCGAGCCATCGCTGCGCGGCGGAGACGGCCCTGCGGGCGAGCGAGCAGCGCTTCCGCCTCCTGGCCGAGACCACCACCGACGTCATCATCTGGTCGGATCTGGATACCACACGCCGCTACGTCTCGCCCTCTGTCAAGGCGGTGCTGGGCTACGATCCGGAGGAGCTGGTCGGGACGAAGCCCCTCGATTTCGTGCATGCCGACGACATCGCGGAGTTCGGCCGCGTGCTCGCGGATCTGACTCGGGCCCGGGTCGATCAGGTCTCCAGCTGCCAGCGCTACCGGCGCAAGGATGGCGGCTGGGTCTGCATGGAGGTCTCGCAGAGCCTGGCTCGGGACCCGATCACCCAGCAGCCGACCGGGTACGTCACGTCGCTGCGCGACATCACCGAGCGCAAGGCCGTCGAGGATGCCCTGCGGATCAGCGAGGAGCGTCTGGCCCTCGCCGTCAGCCATGGCAGCGACGGCGTGTGGGATTGGTGCGTCCCGACGGGGAAGGTCGAGCTCTCGGAGCATTGGGCCGCGATGCTGGGCTACCGGGCCGGGGAGATTCGGCCGCACATCACCTCCTGGCACGACCTCATTCACCCGGACGATTCCGAGCGCTCGCAGCGCGTGCTGCGCGACCATTTCGAGGGCCGGACGCCGACCTTCGAATGCGAGTACCGGCTGCGGACGCGGCAGGGGCACCATCTCTGGCTGCTGGCCCGGGGGAAGGTCGTCAGCCGGGACGAGGCCGGGGAGCCCTTGCGTGTCGTGGGAACACATATCGACATCACCCGACGCAAGTGCGACGAGCAGCGCATCGCGCATCTGGCCCTTCACGATGCCCTGACCGACCTGCCCAACCGGACACTGTTCTGGGAGCGCCTCGACGCGGAGATCCGGCATGCGGCGCGGCACGGCACGCGATTCGCCGTCCTCGCCTGCGACCTCGATCGGTTCAAGCATGTCAACGACACCCTCGGGCACCCGGCCGGCGACCGCCTCCTGCAATGCATCGCCGCGCGGCTGAGGACGGCTGTTCGCGAGGGGGATACCGTGGCCCGGCTCGGCGGTGACGAGTTCGCCATCGTACTGAGCCAGATCCGGGATCTCGAGGATGTCAGACGCATGGCGGGCCGCGTGATCGACGCGGTCAACCAGTTGGTCGACCTGGATGGCCAGAGGATCGCCGTCGGCGCCAGCATCGGCATCGCCCTGGGGACGGGAAACGGGATCGACGCGGACGAACTCTTCAAGCGATCCGACATGGCCCTGTACAGGGCCAAGGCGGCCGGGCGGAACACCTACCGCTTTCACGATTCCCCCTTGGACGTCCGGCAGGATGCCTCCCGCTCGCTCGAGCAGGACATGCGCAGCACGATGAAGCGTGGCGGCTTCCTGCTGCACTATCAGCCGGTCATCGAACTCGCGACCGGGGCCGTCACGGGTTTCGAGGCCCTGATGCGCTGGCATCATCCCCTCCGGGGGGCCATCCCGCCGAGCGAGTTCGTTCCGCTCGCGGAGGAGACGGGCCTGATCGTCTCCCTGGGGGCCTGGGCCCTGAAGGAAGCCTGTCACGAGGCGGCCTCATGGCCGGATCACCTGAAGGTCGCCGTCAACGTCTCGGCGCTCCAGTTCCAGCGGGCCAACCTGGAGGAGACCGTGATCCACGCCCTGGCGCGTTCCGGACTGGCGCCTCACCGGCTCGAACTCGAGATCACCGAAACGATCCTGATGCAGGATGCCGAGGCCGTCGGCGCGAGCATCCACCGCTTGCGGGCCCTCGGGGTTCGCATCGCCCTGGACGATTTCGGAACCGGCTATTCCAGCTTGAGCTACCTCCATCGCTTCGGCTTCGACACCGTGAAGATCGATCGCTCCTTCGTCAGCGCGGTGCGAAGCCCGAAGACGGCTGCGATCGTCCGGGCGATCGTGACGCTCGCCGGCCAGCTCGGCGCCCACGTCACGGCCGAGGGCGTGGAGACCCGGGAGCAGCTCGAGTTCGTCACGGCCGAGGGCTGCACGGAGGCACAGGGCTTCCTCTTCAGTCCGGCCATTCCGGCGCGCGACGTGCTGAAACTCATCCGCGACGAGCACGCGGTCCTGGCGCCTGCATGCACGCTCCGAGGGGCCCTCGCCCAGGCCGCATCGGCCTCCTGA
- a CDS encoding helix-turn-helix domain-containing protein: MRRSAGLSQANLGSALGVTFQQVQKYESGRSKIAAEKLHQIAQALGVEISYFYDSKPAARVGEKDPESVSVSATPEGALFRESFDRIKDPRARYLLAELARVFSEIESGRER, from the coding sequence TTGCGACGCTCTGCCGGTCTGAGTCAGGCCAATCTCGGCAGTGCCCTGGGCGTCACGTTCCAGCAGGTTCAGAAATACGAGAGCGGCCGGAGCAAGATCGCGGCGGAGAAGCTCCACCAGATCGCCCAGGCGCTGGGTGTCGAGATCAGCTATTTCTACGATTCGAAGCCGGCGGCCCGCGTGGGCGAGAAGGACCCCGAGAGCGTGTCCGTGTCCGCGACGCCGGAAGGAGCGCTCTTCCGCGAGTCGTTCGACCGGATCAAGGATCCGCGCGCCCGTTACCTCCTCGCGGAGCTCGCGCGGGTCTTCAGCGAGATCGAATCGGGTCGCGAGCGCTGA